The genome window AGGTGAGAGTCAGAGAGTGAATTTCTCAGTTTGCTCTTATTGAGATTCAACAGGCTGAAAGCCTGCTCACAGATGTATGTACTTCCAAAGAGGGACAGCATCACCTGTGCATGTTTGCGGATCTAGGCATACCTGTGTGCAGGAACACGTCTGTAAAAGTCCTGTAAGGGAAGCTCTGTGAACTTTCCCTGGAGGTCTGAATCAGGCTGGAGTTCCAGACGTTCCATTTGAAGCTTCTCACTCACTGCATCCACATAAAAGGGTTGCGCAAACAGTTCAAATGCTAGCCTAGCATCTTCTCATTCTCTGGTCATCGTGTTCCTGCTGGATTTGAGGTGACGGGAGCTCAACAGCGCCACCCTACCTCCCCTCCAATGTAACACAATGTTAATTTGTGGTCAGGAGAGGAagtgcaacaataaataaaagagataTTCTGACCGCTGGCAGcgggaaaataataataattaaaggtATTAAAAATTCGAGCAAGGGCAGCGGGCCAAAAATAATTGCTCCAAAATGGGCCCCAAATTGAGCAGCCCTGCTATAGAGGGACAATCGTCACTGTTGTTATCCTGCGTGTTTCTTATTCTTCAACTTATTTTAACTTGCTCTTTCGTAAAATTTCGGTTcgctactcctcccacagtttcgAAAAAAcctatgacattattattatgaaaatgtgCGTCTCAGTCGGGAATTGTGTCTTATGACTTCTGTACATTCTTGGACTTACCATGGCgacaaaaatccccaaaaactGAGCCAATGTCCCATCCACAATGAATGGCGCAAATTTCACAAGGCCCGTACTCCCAAACCGTCGATAAGACCTTGACACAGTCAATGTATGAAATGTGCGGCTTGGTCAGGTCTCCTAGCCTGCAAATTTTGGTTCTGATggcagttaccatggcaacataaaTCACGATTTAATTTTTCTAAAAATCACCTAGGAAATGAATAGGGAGTTCGGAGCCACAGAACTGGGTcaaattttaatgtaaaaacatggtTTGGACATTGTCTGAACCAAAATCCTCAGGACTAATTTTGGTCCAAGGTTGGTAATGTTTGGCGTTACCATGGcgacaaacatcacaaacaaagTTTTGCAAAAATCCCATTAGAAATGAATAGGGACTTTGAGGCGACATATCTCGGTCATACGGTCATGCAGAAACGtgaatcaaactttaaaaaggtAACACTGACCAGGACTATTTTTGGTGTAAGGGGTATTTTTAAACACCTCACcgttttttttataaaatcacagtttaaattttgacacattttcccgccttttttcagttttcaatgtgtgtgtatgtggaagtCGTTAAGCAGCTAGAGTGGGGCTCTAACTGACAGAGTGGGGAGCTGGGGTGAGGATTATCCTAAAAAATAAAACGTAAATTGCTCTCACGGGCACATAGTTTGAGGTACGCGTGTCATTTTTTCCAGAGTGGTAGAGATTTATGTCCTCTCTCACACAATGCATCTACTTTTACCGTGAGACCAACAGAATTTGAATGGCGAGCCTCTAAAGACAACATGCCCCTTCATTTTCCCCAATAGGcttcaatgttatttttcaggAGAAGAATggagctgtttctgtttttccactggTTTTTACATCACTCTCCTGTCCACATTTTAGACCCCAGgagcacaaaaatacacacactgcttcAGGAACCCCTTGTGACACTCAGCATCTGCTCAGTTTTCTGATAGGAGTTACCGTTTTGGCACAAGTTGGCCAAGAGTAAGTGGTTCGCCGCTCTCTGACCGGCATTTCTGTCAGCGTTGTCTATACCAACCTAACTGCActctacatgcacacagactacATATTGCACTGCTCTATTCTTACTGtttagtgattcagacagaggtcagaTGCACACCCCCCTGGAAACGACCTccgaggcactctcaaaatttctGCTTGGGAATTTtctagtttgtttgttgttgtctttatgagtttcctaggccattgatttaattaatgtcaatttgtttgcatctgtacattgaaatgaacatttaataaatcaacacatctgtgaaagctgttgtctttatttcagagataAATTGCTAACAGCCTGAAAAgtgattatataactctgttcagccttaatgtgactgcttactgctgttacttttgctgctttgcCACATTAATTggagctgatgttaaattggagtgacacaccgccagctgaaataaaacatctgccagtgagtttattaaaatatAGATGTTAGTTCTGGCGCCGACagtggaaagcagtagcctgtatttaaatataactgtacTGTAATATAACTGACACTATCTATTAGTGTCTATATTACTATGTATTGTAATATACTGTTAACACTGCTCCATACTAATATGttatcaataacaacaataatgataactgTCTGAGCTCAGAGCTGGAAATAAAAATCGTAATGGAGCGcaataatacagtaaaacaactgttaaaaaaacataaaataacatacattttaaaaattaaaaaggatattttttttggtcatatttTTAACAATACAACAGTGAAACGTGTGTTTagtgtggaaacaggttttattatcatcagcatcagtgTGTCATTATGATCAGGGCCAGTCGTACTAAAGATCCCAGGGGGGCAGTGCCCACACCAGGGAAAAATTTGTAAGCCATTTTTTCAGCCTTGAGACAAATAATCATGATTTGTACAAAAGCCCCGATGCGCGCCCACAGATCATTGGCACGTAGCACGGAAGCGCACGGACATGCGCTTCAGGTGTGCCAGGGCACGTGCCCGAGACGCGCACAGACACGCCCTTTAACGCTGCGAGCCTCAGAGCGCTCGGCTCTGCTCAACATGGACTTTAACTTTTCCTCCTTGActtgtgtggatttgtgtgcgtgagtgagCCAGGTGAGCTTCCATTCATGTTCTCTCACCTGTAGAGAATTGACCTTCAGCAAAATGCACACCTTTGGCTGTTTTCCACTTCGTTGGTATTGATTGTTGCTGCCGCGATAGAATGCGCTGATTAGGCTCTGAGTGACCGTCAGTTCAGTTACATTAGTAACTACAGTTCTCTGAGTCACTGAACACTGAAGACAAACTTTGTCTAAAATGTttaacttgactttttttttaatggtaaagTCAGTGTCAGGTAGATTGTAATCTGAACACACCTCATGGATCAAATATGTTGTAGAGccagtctgacagcttggagaGGCTTGACTGAGGTTtgctttttctgctgttgactcaccaagagagaaaaacatgttcatcaattatttcacctgttttacttttatttttttttattttttttttttttttacactgctaTCACCGAACATTCAATACTGTCCCTTTGACAAATGAGTAAATaaacttttctttcaaaaaagtaaaaaacaaacaaacaaacaaaaaagaatattcACAGAATTATTACCAGACAATCAGAAAattaatgagtaaataaataaacatgatttataattattagaaatacacatttaaacttATCACCAAATTCTCTGCAGAAATTAAAAACcaaaaatgcagtgaatgttgctgagaggctgaaatgagagctttgtaAAAGTCAGTAGTttccagtccatgtgtgaagagtcccagaggattcaaagtcctctgtagatgaagctgctcagtgggtttgatggaaagggcggctgctctgagtgttacgtccactctgtatatgtgacatggtgctgacaggaagacagcacacatcctgtcatggaaagcttgttgtcatcaatcagctgctgtgtttgtgtcaaggtgtgggctcggctatggatgtgtgtgaggagagagaggaggggctccctgcctctgaaagcactctgtctggggaacatgacagccagaccaaagctaagaggtgagatgaggatctctgactgtccatgactgttctccatctcagagctcagcaggcaaatcagcacagcagcattattcacaggaaaagctctgtgtgtgttcacattatCTCTTACACATAATGTTGTTTCTGAAAATTAGTAGGTGATTATTATCTGAGTATGTTAGTGTTCCTAAGAAAGTACAACAGTGTTGTTCATAGAGacacagatcccttcactgtgttcatgatgtttctatcaggatccagcaggagagaccagactcccctggacccagctgtgtgtccttcaagagCGACCGGTCTATGGATCAGGGTATTTtcttcaaagacacacagccctctgctgatgatgggtaattatttaaagatccaGAATCGGTTTGGcccctcagactctgttgactgagtttcctctttcaaaacatcacatccaataatcagaACAGCTTCTAACATGGAGTTCATTTTGCCAGGATTCATCCTGACAGAGCACAACACCTTtaatcacgtgtgtgtgtgtgtgtgtgtgtgtgtgtgtgtgtgtgtcctcctcagagtccagcagcagagctcagaggttcccagtggtcagtctgcccaggagcatcaaacacacctggcctccatatttctggtgtgtaaatgcagcgatatgacaccagagcgagtgctgttctactgaacatcagctctTATGGaacgcctcttgtccaatcagattgctccacTGGCACTAACTGTTGTAGAATGAACAACAAGGttcaaactgagcagcagctcagctcataatCGTCTCCAagctgcactttggactttcaggctcttcaacctggatctgattttgtgttttgggtccaaatttgaaaatggaacttgaattctttgatttttctgttgcagctgctggaggagaacatcaacacctttgtgaagaaggagctgaaaaacctgcagagctctctgagtccagattacccagaatgctcagagaggcagagggaggatgaggaggtgttggacgctgaggaggaagagcagaggaggagcagcagggaggcttttctgcagatcacactgcacctcctgaggagaatgaagcaggaggagctggctgagcgtctgaggagcagtaagaggcttttaactcctttaacaggacggaaaggaggaatgatgggaaagctgaatgtttgcatttgtaacctctgctgtaaatacagacatttctaaaacaagagctcagcaatcccagattggaagggaaatgagcacaatcctcATTGAGATACATTTAgcagcaaatattcacatttctctcattaatgtgacattcacttactgatgtttttgttgattgttcattcagaaactgccgctgcagcgtgccaacgtgaactcagatctaacctgaagaagaagtgtgagtgtgtgtttgaggggattgctaaagcaggaaacccaacacttctgaatcagatctacacagagctgtacatcacagagggagggagtggagagctcaatgaggaacatgaggtcagatggattgaaacagcagccaggaaaccagacacaccagaaacaccaatcacatgtgaggacatctttaaacctttacctggaagagatggaccaatcagatcagtgatgacaaagggagtggctggcattgggaaaacagtcttaacacagaagttcactctggactgggctgaacacaaagccaaccagcatgtccacttcacatttccattcactttcagagagctgaatctgctgagagggaaaaagttgagcttggtggaacttgttcatcacttcttcactgagaccaaagaagcaggaatcagcaggtttgagcagttccaggttgtgttgatctttgacggtctggacgagtgtcgacttcctctggacttcaagaagaaccagatcctgactgatgttacagagtccacctcagtggacgttctgctgacaaacctcatcaaggggaacctgcttccctctgctcgcctctggataaccacacgacccgcagcggccaatcagatccctcctgattgtgttggcatggtgacagaggtgagaggcttcactgacccacagaaggaggaatacctcaggaagagattcagagatgaggagcaggccagcagaatcatctcccacatcaagacgtcacgaagcctccacatcatgtgccacatcccagtcttctgctggatcactgctacagttctggaggacatGTTGAAAACCAGACTgagaggagacctgcccaagaccctgactgagatgtacatccacttcctccTGGTTCAGTACAAAGTGCAGAACATTAAGTATCATGGgcgagctgagacagatccagtctggactccagagaccagggagatgatcctgtctctgggaaaactggcttttgagcagctggagaaaggcaacctgatcttctatgaagcagacctggcagagtgtggcattgatatcagagcagcctcagtgtactcaggagtgttcacacagatctttaaagaggagcgtgggctgcaccaggacaaggttttctgcttcatccatctgagccttcaggagtttctggctgctctttacaTCTTTCTGACATTCATCAAGTCTGGAGTCAATTTGCTGTTCCAACAATCAGCCTTCAGGTGGTCTGCACGattcaacaagaaatctgaactaaaactcctcctccagagtgctgtggacaaggccttacagagtccaaatggacacctggacttgttcctgcgcttcctcctgggacTTTCACtgctgaccaatcagactctcctacaaggcctgatgacaca of Myripristis murdjan chromosome 1, fMyrMur1.1, whole genome shotgun sequence contains these proteins:
- the LOC115357138 gene encoding NACHT, LRR and PYD domains-containing protein 3-like; amino-acid sequence: RIQQERPDSPGPSCVSFKSDRSMDQGIFFKDTQPSADDGVQQQSSEVPSGQSAQEHQTHLASIFLLLEENINTFVKKELKNLQSSLSPDYPECSERQREDEEVLDAEEEEQRRSSREAFLQITLHLLRRMKQEELAERLRSKTAAAACQRELRSNLKKKCECVFEGIAKAGNPTLLNQIYTELYITEGGSGELNEEHEVRWIETAARKPDTPETPITCEDIFKPLPGRDGPIRSVMTKGVAGIGKTVLTQKFTLDWAEHKANQHVHFTFPFTFRELNLLRGKKLSLVELVHHFFTETKEAGISRFEQFQVVLIFDGLDECRLPLDFKKNQILTDVTESTSVDVLLTNLIKGNLLPSARLWITTRPAAANQIPPDCVGMVTEVRGFTDPQKEEYLRKRFRDEEQASRIISHIKTSRSLHIMCHIPVFCWITATVLEDMLKTRLRGDLPKTLTEMYIHFLLVQYKVQNIKYHGRAETDPVWTPETREMILSLGKLAFEQLEKGNLIFYEADLAECGIDIRAASVYSGVFTQIFKEERGLHQDKVFCFIHLSLQEFLAALYIFLTFIKSGVNLLFQQSAFRWSARFNKKSELKLLLQSAVDKALQSPNGHLDLFLRFLLGLSLLTNQTLLQGLMTQTGSSSQTNQETVEFIKKKIRENPSPERSINLFHCLNELNDHSLVEEIQQYLRSGRLSTEELSPAQWSALVFILLSSQEDLEVFDLKKYSASEEALLRLLPVVKASRKSLLSGCNLSKRSCASLASVLSSQSSSLRELDLSNNDLQDSGVKRLSAGLESPHCRLEALRLSGCNLSERSCAALASVLSSQSSSLRELDLSNNDLQDSGVKRLSAGLESPHCRLEALRLSGCLLTQEGCAFLASALSSNPSHLRELDLSYNHPGDSGVKLLSAGLEDPTWRLEALRVDHGGEQRLKPGLRKYSCELKLDTNTANRHLVLSEDNRKVTAVEEEQPYPDHPERFKDWKQILCSDGLTGRCYWEVEWEGTFYIGLTYRGISRRGGGYDCGLGCNKNSWSLFCHDGRFTASHNNRSTVIPAPPSSNRVAVYLDWPAGSLSFYSVSSDTLIHLHTFSSTFTEPLYPGFWIGSGSSVSLFSLNRLVFGP